In Candidatus Aminicenantes bacterium, the genomic window GTCCGCCTGGAGGCGGAGCATCGCCTCGGCCAGATCGGCGTCCGAGACCGGGCGGCCGGCGCGGCTCCAGCTGATCTGGTGGTTTTGGCAGAATAGGCATTTCAGGTTGCAGCCGGTGAAGAAGAGCGTTCCAGAGCCCCGGCCCGGCGGACCCTCCGGCCCCGAAAGCACGGGCTCCTCGCCGTAATGGAGTAAGGCCTGGGCCAGCCCGGCTCCGCGGCCGATGCCGCAGACGCCCGCCGCGTCGGCGGCCCGATCCGCCCCGCAGTCGCGGGGGCAGAGATCGCAGGCCGATTCGCGGCCGGCCAGCGCGTCCAGGGCGCGATCGATGCGGGCGATCAAGGCGTCCATGCCGCCTATTCTACCAGAACGGGCCCGGTCTTGGGGGGAACCGGCCGGCTGCGGATTGACAGGGTCGCCGGCCTTGGGGTATAAGACGCCTTCCCCGTTTCAAGGAGACCCCATGGGCTTTCTGTCCGGAATCGTCGATTTTGTCCTCCACCTGGATACCCATCTTAGCGCGCTCATCGAGCAGGCCGGTTCGTGGACCTACCTCATTCTCTTCGGGGTGATCTTCTGCGAGACGGGGCTTGTGGTGACGCCTTTCCTGCCGGGGGACTCGCTGATCTTCGCGGCCGGAACGTTCGCCGCCCGGGGGGACTTGAATATTCTGACGCTCTTCGCCCTGCTGGCGGTCGCGGCGATCCTTGGGGATACGGTCAACTATTGGATCGGCAAGATCATCGGGCCCAAGGTCTTCCAAAAAGAGAACTCCCGCATCTTCAAGAAGTCCTACCTGGAGCGGACTCATAATTTTTATGAAAAATACGGAGCGGAAACGATTATCATTGCCCGCTTCGTCCCGATCGTCCGGACCTTCGCCCCGTTCGTCGCCGGCATCGGCCGCATGAGCTACGTCCGGTTCTTGAGCTACAATTTGATCGGCGGCCTCGCCTGGGTGGCCTTGTTCACCTTCGGAGGCTATTTCTTCGGCAACATCCCCTTCGTGAAGAAGAACTTCTCTCTGGTTATTTTCGCCATCATCGTCATTTCGCTTCTGCCCGCGGTTCTGGAGTTCCTGAAGCATCGGAAGTCGGATCGATCCGGCCGGGACGCGGGGGAGCCGAAGGCTTAAGCGGCTTACAGCGGCCGGGCCAGGGTCCGGATGCGGCGGCTGCGGCGCGTTTCGTGAGCCGTCACGTCGGTGTGGATCGGGGTGATCGAGATCCAGCCCGCATCGACGGCTTTGACGTCGGAATCCCGGTCGCCGATATGGCTGGGATGCCCTGTCCCGATCCAATAGTAGGCGTTGCCGCGGGGATCGCATTTCTCGATGATCTCGGGATCGTAATACTTCCAACCCAGTTTGGTGATCTTGATGCCGCGCACCGGGGGGGCGGGGATGTTGATGTTCAAGGCAAGGCCCGTCGGCAGGCCGTCGGCCAGAATCCGGCCGGCGATCTCGCGGACGACGGAGGCCGCGAATCCCAGGTGGAATCGGCCGCGGGCGTCCGGGATCATGGAAACGGCTATGGCCGGAAGGCCGAGGAAGAGGGCCTGAACCGCAGCCGCGACCGTGCCGGAGTAGTGAACGTCCTGCTGGCCCAAGTTGGGCCCCGGGTTCATCCCCGAGATGAGAAGGTCCGGGCGCCGGGGAAGGATTTTGCGGAGAGCGAAATAAAGGCAGTCGGCGGGAGTCCCGTCGACCGACCAGATCGAGGGCGTGTGGCGCTGGAGGCGAAGGGGCTGCCGCAGGGTGACGGCCAGGGAGGCGGCGCTCCGCTCCCGGTCGGGAGCCACGATCACGGTGCGCCCCAGGCTCCGCAGGCGCCGATGGAGGATGCGGATCTCTTCGCGGAAGAAACCATCATCGTTGCAGAGCAGGATCAGCGGCCGTCCATCGGCAGGGAGGGACCGAGGCGCAGGAGGGGGGGGGAGAGGCTTCATCAGGACCGGCCGGCTAAGTCGAAAACCTGAGCCTTGAGGTCGGAGGGATCGGGATTTGTCATGTTCGTCTCGTTTCCCCAGGAATTCGTCAGGGAGAAGCCAACGGAGGAAAGATGGTCGGGACGGGCGGATTCGAACCGCCGACCCCATGCACCCCAAGCATGTGCGCTACCAGGCTGCGCCACGTCCCGACACTAAAAAGTGGTCGGGGCTACGATCGAGGCGATCGATTGTCCCGACACTAAGAGCCCTCGGGGCTACGGCCGAAGCGACCGATTGTCCCGACCCTAAAAGGGACCGCATTATAACAAAAAGGCAGGACCGACGGCTAGGTTTTTTTTGGCCGGCCGGCCAGAGCGCTGGAGATGTCCTGCAACTCCTCCCGGACGAGGAGGAGGGCTTTGCGCAGGCGGTCGGGATGAACCGGCTCCGCCGATCGCAGCCCCTGCTCTTCTTCGATGCGGCGCTTGGCCCCGGCCAGCGTGACGCTCTTGCCGTCCAGAAGCTCCTTGATCCGGATAAGAATTTCGACATCCTTGGCCCGGAAGATCTTCTGGCCGCCGCCGGTCTGACCGGGCTGGAGAAAAGGGAACTCCTTCTCCCAGGCCTCGATGGTGGAGGCGTCGACCTTGGTCAGGCGGCTGACTTCGTCGAGCCGGAAAAAAAGCTTGCTGGTCGGTTTAGCCTTGGTCATGGCGGATTCCGGGGCGAGCGCCCCTTAAAATCGTCCTCACCTTAGCACGACCGGGAGCGGGCCGTCAATATGATATAATCCGGCCCGATGAGCCGAAGCGAGAGCCATGTTCCGCTGG contains:
- a CDS encoding DedA family protein, which encodes MGFLSGIVDFVLHLDTHLSALIEQAGSWTYLILFGVIFCETGLVVTPFLPGDSLIFAAGTFAARGDLNILTLFALLAVAAILGDTVNYWIGKIIGPKVFQKENSRIFKKSYLERTHNFYEKYGAETIIIARFVPIVRTFAPFVAGIGRMSYVRFLSYNLIGGLAWVALFTFGGYFFGNIPFVKKNFSLVIFAIIVISLLPAVLEFLKHRKSDRSGRDAGEPKA
- the surE gene encoding 5'/3'-nucleotidase SurE, which codes for MKPLPPPPAPRSLPADGRPLILLCNDDGFFREEIRILHRRLRSLGRTVIVAPDRERSAASLAVTLRQPLRLQRHTPSIWSVDGTPADCLYFALRKILPRRPDLLISGMNPGPNLGQQDVHYSGTVAAAVQALFLGLPAIAVSMIPDARGRFHLGFAASVVREIAGRILADGLPTGLALNINIPAPPVRGIKITKLGWKYYDPEIIEKCDPRGNAYYWIGTGHPSHIGDRDSDVKAVDAGWISITPIHTDVTAHETRRSRRIRTLARPL
- a CDS encoding MerR family transcriptional regulator; the protein is MTKAKPTSKLFFRLDEVSRLTKVDASTIEAWEKEFPFLQPGQTGGGQKIFRAKDVEILIRIKELLDGKSVTLAGAKRRIEEEQGLRSAEPVHPDRLRKALLLVREELQDISSALAGRPKKT